In Saccharomyces eubayanus strain FM1318 chromosome XV, whole genome shotgun sequence, a single window of DNA contains:
- the TRA1 gene encoding histone acetyltransferase TRA1 — MSLTEQIEQFASRFRDDDATLQSRYSTLSELYDIMELLNSPEDYHFFLQAVVPLLLNQLKEVPISFDAHSPEQKLRNSMLDIFNRCLMNQTFQPYALEVLEFLLSILPTENEENGILCMKVLTTLFKSFKSILQDKLDSFIHIIIQIYKNTPNLINQTFYETGKEKLDDLNSPKQSHADELLDELSKNDEDKEFSSKQSSTEPRFDENPTSTNGLRSSMFSFKILSECPITMVTLYSSYKQLTSTSLPEFTPLIMDLLNIQIKQQQDAREQAESHGEHFTSISLEITNRPAYCDFILAQIKATSFLAYVFIRGYAPEFLQDYVNFVPDLIIRLLQDCPSELSSARKELLHATRHILSTNYKKLFLPKLDYLFDERILIGNGFTMHETLRPLAYSTVADFIHNIRSELQLSEIEKTIKIYTGYLLDESLALTVQIMSAKLLLNLVERILKLGKENPQESPRAKKLLMIIIDSYMNRFKTLNRQYDTIMKYHTKYETNKKEKAEQLKISIENNDKESEEFMKSILEPSDDNGLVPELKQEDNNKSLDAAVTDSVKEDSSIEMFDIKNYAPILLLPIPTNDPIKDAFYLYRTLMSFLKTIIHDLKVFNPPPNEYTVANPKLWASVSRVFSYEEVIVFKDLFHECIIGLKFFKDHNEKLSATLTKKHFDISMPSLPVSATKDARELMDYLAFMFMQMDNATFNEIIEEELPFVYERMLEDSGLLHVAQSFLTSEITSPNFAGILLRFLKGKLKDLGNVDFNTSNILIRLFKLSFMSVNLFPNINEVVLLPHLNDLILNSLKYSTTAEEPLVYFYLIRTLFRSIGGGRFENLYRSIKPILQVLLQSLNQMILTARLPHERELYVELCITVPVRLSVLAPYLPYLMKPLVFALQQYPDLVSQGLRTLELCIDNLTAEYFDPIIEPVIDDVSKALFNLLQPQPFNHAISHNVVRIMGKLGGRNRQFLKPPTDLTEKTELDIHVIADFKINGMPEDVPLSITPGIQSALDILESYKTDIHYKKSAYKYLTFVLLLMTKSSAEFPENYTELLKTAVNSIKLEKIELKKDFNLEPTVNKRDFSNQESLFLRLLESVFYATSIKELKDEAISLLNNLLDHFCLLQVNTTLLNKRNYNGTFNIDLKNPDFMLDSSLILDAIPFALSYYIPEVREVGIMAYKRIYEKSCLIYGEELALSHSFIPELAKQFIHLCYDETYYNKRGGVLGIKVLIDNVKSSSAFLKKYQYNLANGLLFVLKDTQNEAPSAITDSAEELLIELLSITFTDVKEEDLGNKVLENTLTDIVCELSNANAKVRSACQKSLHTISDLTGISVVKLMDHSKQFLLSPIFAKPLRALPFTMQIGNVDAITFCLSLPNTFLTFNEELFRLLQESIVLADAEDESLSTNIQKTTEYSTSEQLVQLRIACIKLLAIALKNEEFATAQQGNIRIRILAVFFKTMLKTSPEIINTTYEALKESLAENSKLPKELLQNGLKPLLMNLSDHQKLTVPGLDALSKLLELLIAYFKVEIGRKLLDHLSAWCRVEVLDTLFGQDLVEQMPTKIIINIINIFHLLPPQADMFLNDLLLKVMLLERKLRLQLDSPFRTPLAKYLNRFHGPVTEYFKKNMTLRQLVLFMCNIIQRPEAKDLAADFERELDWFYDFYISNIPKNQVRVVSFFTNMVDLFNTMVRTNGDEWLKRKGDMVLKLKDMLSLTLKTIKENSFYIDHLQLNQSIEKFQNLYLRYTKLADGDQGSLFLDFIDFSFSNGIKASHSLKKFIFHNIIANSNKKEQNDLINNMIAFAISDKCLDAKIFVLKNVINSTLIYEVTTVGSLKNFLVDDKKPKWLELLHNKIWKNSNAILAYDVIDHHDLFRFELLQLSAIFIKADPDMIAEIKKDIIKFCWNFIKFEDTLIKQSAYLVTSYFISKFDFPIKVVTQVFVALLRSSHVEARYLVKQSLDILTPVLHERMNAAGTPDTWINWVKRVMVENSSSQNNILYQFLINHPDLFFNSRDLFISNIIHHMNKITFMTNANPDSHTLAIDLASLILYWENKSLDISNRNNTKTDAEGDVVMSDLQTDTNPVESDTTAIIVDTNNNSPISLHLREACTAFLIRYVCASNHRAIETELGLRAINILSDLISDKHWTNVNVKLVYFEKFLIFQDLDSENILYYCMNALDVLYVFFKNKTPEWIMENLLTIQNLLEKCIKSDHHDVQEALQKVLHVIMKAIKAQGTSIIAEEETPGKVFSQMLISVITQDLQETSSVTAGVTLAWVLFMNFPDSVISLLTPLMKTFSKLCKDHLSISQPKDAMALEEARITTKLLEKVLYILSLKVSLLGDSRRPFLSTVALLIDHSMDQNFLRKIVNMSRSWIFNTEIFPTVKEKAAILTKMLAFEIRGEPSLSKLFYEIVLKLFDQEHFNNTEITVRMEQPFLVGTRVEDIGIRKRFMTILDNSLERDIKERLYYVIRDQNWEFIADYPWLNQALQLLYGSFNKDKELFLRDIYYLSPPSILKEYLPENIEIVTEVNDQELLDFVKNHIYSMQDLCQVNSSDFIDSLIEIFYQDPKAIHKAWVSLFPQVYKSIPKNEKYGFVRSIITLLSKPYHTRQISSRTNVINMLLDSISKIESLELPPHLVKYLAISYNAWYQSINILESIQTNTSIDNTKIIEANEDALLELYVNLQEEDMFYGLWRRRAKYTETNIGLSYEQIGLWDKAQQLYEVAQVKARSGALPYSQSEYALWEDNWIQCAEKLQHWDVLTELAKHEGFTDLLLECGWRVADWNSDRDALEQSVKSVMDVPTPRRQMFKTFLALQNFAETRKGDQEVRKLCDEGIQLSLIKWVSLPVRYTPAHKWLLHGFQQYMEFLEATQIYANLHTTTVQNLDSKAQEIKRILQAWRDRLPNTWDDVNMWNDLVTWRQHAFQVINNAYLPLIPALQQSNSNSNINTHAYRGYHEIAWVINRFAHVARKHNMPDVCISQLARIYTLPNIEIQEAFLKLREQAKCHYQNMNELTTGLDVISNTNLVYFGTVQKAEFFTLKGMFLSKLRAYEEANQAFATAVQIDLNLAKAWAQWGFFNDRRLSEEPNNISFASNAISCYLQAAGLYKNSKIRELLCRILWLISMDDASGMLTNAFDSFRGEIPVWYWITFIPQLLTSLSHKEANMVRHILIRIAKSYPQALHFQLRTTKEDFAVIQRQTMAVMGDKPDTNDRNGRRQPWEYLQELNNILKTAYPLLALSLESLVAQINDRFKSTTDEDLFRLINVLLIDGTLNYNRLPFPRNNPKLPENTEKNLVKFSTTLLAPYIRPKFNADFIDSKPDYETYIKRLRYWRRRLENKLDRASKKENLEVLCPHLSNFHHQKFEDIEIPGQYLLNKDNNVHFIKIARFLPTVDFVRGTHSSYRRLMIRGHDGSVHSFAVQYPAVRHSRREERMFQLYRLFNKSLSKNVETRRRNIQFNLPIAIPLSPQVRIMNDNVSFTTLHEIHNEFCKKKGFDPDDIQDFMAEKLNAAHDDALPAPDMTILKVEIFTSIQTMFVPSNVLKDHFTSLFTQFEDFWLFRKQFASQYSAFVFMSYMMMINNRTPHKIHVDKKSGNVFTLEMLPSRFPYERVKPLLKNHDLNLPPDSPIFHNNEPVPFRLTPNIQTLIGDSALEGIFAVNLFTISRALIEPDNELNTYLALFIRDEIISWFSNLHRPIIENPQLREMVQTNVDLIIRKVAQLGHLNSTPTVTTQFILDCIGSAVSPRNLARTDVNFMPWF; from the coding sequence ATGTCACTTACAGAGCAGATTGAGCAATTTGCCAGTAGATTTCGCGATGATGATGCTACCTTACAATCCAGGTATTCTACACTATCTGAGTTGTATGATATAATGGAACTGTTGAATTCTCCTGAGGActaccatttttttttacaggCTGTAGTACCTTTACTTTTAAATCAACTGAAGGAAGTACCCATCTCATTCGATGCACACTCACCAGAACAAAAACTAAGAAACTCGATGCTCGATATTTTTAATAGATGCCTAATGAACCAAACTTTTCAGCCTTACGCATTGGAGGTACTGGAGTTCTTACTTTCAATTCTACCAACTGAAAATGAGGAAAATGGTATACTGTGTATGAAAGTTTTGACCACGCTTTTtaaatcattcaaatcaaTACTGCAAGATAAGCTTGATTCGTTCATACACATTATTATCCAAATTTATAAAAACACTCCAAACCTAATCAATCAAACATTTTATGAGACAGGAAAGGAGAAACTTGATGATTTAAATTCACCAAAACAATCTCATGCCGATGAACTACTCGATGAACTCTCTAAAAATGACgaagataaagaattttCATCTAAGCAATCATCTACCGAACCAAGGTTTGATGAAAACCCCACGTCAACAAACGGGTTGAGATCatcaatgttttctttcaagattCTTTCAGAATGCCCTATAACAATGGTCACTTTATATTCATCTTACAAGCAGCTAACTAGCACTTCGTTGCCTGAATTTACACCTCTAATCATGGATTTACTGaatattcaaatcaaacaacaacaagatgCGAGAGAGCAGGCTGAATCTCACGGAGAGCATTTTACTTCTATCTCTTTGGAGATTACTAATAGACCAGCTTACTGTGATTTCATATTGGCTCAGATCAAAGCCACTTCCTTCTTAGCTTATGTGTTCATAAGAGGATATGCACCAGAATTTTTACAGGATTATGTCAATTTCGTCCCGGATTTAATCATTAGACTCTTACAAGATTGTCCCTCTGAATTGTCATCTGCCAGGAAAGAACTCTTACATGCTACTAGACATATCCTATCCACAAACTATAAAAAACTCTTTTTGCCCAAATTAGACTATTTGTTCGATGAACGTATACTCATTGGAAACGGCTTTACTATGCACGAAACATTGAGGCCATTGGCCTATAGTACTGTGGCAGATTTCATTCACAATATCAGATCTGAATTACAACTGAGTGAAATCGAAAAAAccataaaaatatataccGGATATCTATTGGATGAGTCATTAGCTTTGACGGTTCAAATTATGAGTGCGAAGTTACTACTTAACTTGGTGGAAAGGATACTAAAATTAGGCAAAGAGAATCCTCAAGAATCACCTAGAGCCAAGAAATTGTTAATGATAATTATTGACTCATATATGAATAGATTTAAGACCTTGAACAGGCAATACGATACAATAATGAAGTATCATACCAAATatgaaacaaacaaaaaggaGAAAGCAGAACAACTAAAAATCTCTATAGAGAATAACGACAAAGAGAGCGAGGAATTCATGAAGAGTATACTGGAGCCATCTGACGACAACGGGTTGGTACCAGAACTCAAGCAAGaagacaataataaaagttTAGACGCTGCAGTGACAGATTCTGTCAAAGAGGATAGTTCCATTGAGATGTTTGACATAAAAAACTATGCCccaatattattattgccCATACCAACAAACGACCCTATTAAAGAcgctttttatttataccGAACTTTAATGTCCTTTTTGAAGACAATTATTCATGACTTGAAGGTCTTCAATCCTCCACCTAATGAATATACAGTTGCCAATCCTAAGTTATGGGCATCCGTGTCCAGAGTGTTCTCATACGAAGAAgtcattgttttcaaagatcTATTCCACGAATGTATCATCGGCttgaagtttttcaaagatcataatgaaaaactatCCGCAACACTTACAAAAAAGCATTTTGATATATCAATGCCCAGTTTACCAGTCTCAGCCACGAAGGATGCCCGCGAGTTGATGGACTACTTGGCGTTTATGTTTATGCAAATGGACAATGCAACCTTTAATGAAATAATTGAAGAGGAACTACCATTCGTTTACGAAAGAATGCTAGAAGATTCAGGGTTGTTACATGTTGCCCAATCATTTTTGACAAGTGAGATTACCTCTCCAAATTTTGCTGGCATTCTTTTAAGGTTTTTGAAAGGCAAGTTAAAGGACTTAGGGAATGTTGATTTTAACACATCTAACATTTTAATACGACTTTTCAAACTATCCTTTATGTCCGTTAATCTTTTTCCAAACATCAATGAGGTCGTTCTGCTTCCACATTTGAATGATCTAATTTTAAACTCCCTCAAATACTCAACTACTGCAGAAGAACCCctggtttatttttatctcaTCAGAACTCTCTTCAGAAGTATAGGTGGTGGTAGATTCGAAAATTTATATAGATCCATTAAGCCTATACTACAAGTGCTGTTACAGTCTTTGAATCAGATGATACTTACTGCAAGATTACCTCATGAAAGAGAACTTTATGTGGAATTATGCATTACTGTACCTGTGCGTTTAAGCGTACTGGCTCCTTACTTACCATACCTGATGAAACCGTTGGTTTTTGCATTACAACAATACCCGGATCTCGTTTCACAAGGCTTAAGGACCTTAGAGCTGTGTATTGATAACTTGACCGCCGAATATTTTGACCCAATTATTGAGCCTGTTATCGACGACGTCTCGAAAGCCTTGTTCAATCTTTTACAACCTCAACCGTTCAATCATGCTATAAGTCATAATGTGGTTAGGATAATGGGCAAATTGGGGGGAAGAAACCgccaatttttgaaaccaCCAACGGATCTTACAGAAAAAACCGAATTAGATATCCATGTTATAGCCGATTTCAAGATTAATGGTATGCCAGAAGATGTCCCACTCTCAATAACACCGGGAATTCAATCTGCATTGGACATATTAGAAAGCTACAAGACCGATATTCACTATAAGAAAAGTGCCTACAAGTATTTAACCTTCGTACTACTGTTAATGACAAAATCTTCCGCGGAATTTCCTGAAAATTACACAGAATTGCTGAAAACAGCAGTAAATTCCATAAAGctggaaaaaattgagcTAAAAAAAGACTTCAATTTAGAACCGACtgtaaacaaaagagatttttcaaatcaagaaagtttgtttttaaGATTATTGGAAAGCGTCTTTTATGCAACTTCCattaaagaattaaaaGATGAAGCAATATCTCTCTTAAACAACCTTCTGGACCATTTCTGCTTATTACAAGTTAATACCACCTTACtgaacaaaagaaactataACGGAACATTTAATattgatttgaagaatCCAGATTTCATGTTGGATAGTTCATTGATTTTAGATGCTATTCCTTTTGCCCTTTCATACTATATTCCAGAAGTTCGTGAGGTAGGCATTATGGCGTATAAGCGAATATATGAAAAGAGTTGTCTGATATATGGAGAAGAATTAGCTTTGAGCCATTCGTTTATACCGGAATTGGCTAAACAATTCATTCATCTATGTTACGACGAAACTTATTACAACAAGAGGGGCGGTGTCTTAGGTATTAAGGTCTTAATTGATAATGTAAAGTCGTCTTCAGCTTTCCTAAAAAAATACCAGTACAACTTAGCAAACGGTTTACTATTTGTATTAAAGGACACTCAGAATGAGGCCCCCTCTGCCATAACGGATAGCGCTGAAGAATTATTAATAGAGCTATTAAGCATTACTTTCACCGAtgtgaaagaagaagatttgggTAACAAAGTCTTGGAAAATACTTTGACCGATATCGTATGCGAATTAAGTAATGCAAATGCAAAGGTAAGAAGTGCTTGCCAGAAATCTCTACACACAATATCAGACCTTACTGGAATTTCAGTGGTGAAGTTGATGGATCATTCcaaacaatttcttttatcaCCAATATTCGCAAAACCTTTAAGAGCATTGCCATTTACAATGCAAATTGGTAATGTCGATGCTATCACGTTCTGCCTAAGCTTACCAAACACATTCTTAACatttaatgaagaattATTTAGATTACTACAAGAATCTATTGTATTAGCAGATGCAGAAGATGAGTCGCTTTCTACAAATATTCAGAAGACAACCGAATACAGTACTTCAGAACAACTAGTACAACTAAGAATAGCGTGCATAAAATTGCTTGCCATTGCtctaaaaaatgaagaatttgcTACAGCCCAACAAGGGAACATTAGGATTCGTATTTTAGctgtatttttcaagacaaTGTTAAAGACATCGCCAGAAATCATCAATACTACATATGAAGCTCTTAAGGAATCTTTAGcagaaaattcaaagctGCCAAAAGAATTGCTCCAAAATGGGCTAAAACCTCTATTAATGAATTTATCCGACCACCAAAAGTTGACAGTTCCTGGTTTAGATGCTTTGTCGAAACTGCTCGAATTACTGATCGCCTACTTTAAAGTggaaattggaagaaaattACTAGATCACCTCAGTGCATGGTGCCGTGTTGAGGTTCTTGACACGTTATTTGGCCAAGATTTAGTGGAACAAATGCCGACTAAGAtaattatcaacatcatcaacaTTTTCCATTTACTTCCACCACAAGCTGAtatgtttttgaatgatttgTTACTTAAAGTTATGCTTctagaaagaaaactacGACTTCAATTAGATTCACCATTTCGTACACCACTGGCCAAGTATCTAAACCGTTTTCATGGTCCCGTCACGGAatactttaaaaaaaacatgacATTAAGGCAATTAGTTCTTTTCATGTGTAACATTATTCAGAGGCCTGAGGCAAAAGATTTGGCTGCAGATTTTGAGAGAGAACTTGATTGGTTTTATGATTTCTATATTTCCAACATACCAAAGAATCAAGTACGTGTTGTCAGTTTCTTTACCAATATGGTAGACCTATTTAATACCATGGTAAGAACAAATGGAGACGAATGGCTGAAGAGAAAAGGTGACATGgttttgaagttgaaagaTATGCTAAGTTTAACCttaaaaacaataaaagaaaactcgTTTTATATCGATCACTTACAACTGAACCAAAGTatcgaaaaattccaaaacCTTTATCTACGGTACACTAAATTAGCGGATGGAGACCAAggttctttatttttagattttattgatttttcgttttcaaatgGTATCAAAGCCTCCCATTCCTTGAAgaaatttattttccatAATATAATTGCgaattcaaataaaaaggaaCAGAATGATCTCATTAATAATATGATTGCTTTTGCTATATCGGACAAGTGTTTGGATGCTAAGATATTTGTTCTTAAAAATGTGATAAATTCTACATTAATTTATGAAGTTACGACGGTTggatctttgaaaaacttcCTTGTTGACGATAAAAAGCCTAAATGGTTGGAACTACTTCACAATAAAATCTGGAAGAATTCAAACGCAATTTTAGCATATGATGTTATAGATCATCATGATCTGTTTCGTTTTGAACTATTGCAACTATCAgcaatttttatcaaagcGGATCCTGATATGATAGCCgaaataaagaaagacaTAATAAAGTTTTGCTGGAACTTTattaaatttgaagataCTTTAATCAAACAGTCCGCCTATTTGGTAACATCATACTTTATATCTAAATTCGACTTTCCTATCAAGGTTGTCACCCAAGTTTTTGTTGCATTACTGCGCTCTTCGCATGTCGAAGCTAGGTACCTAGTCAAACAATCATTGGATATTCTTACTCCTGTTCTCCATGAACGTATGAATGCTGCTGGGACTCCAGATACATGGATTAACTGGGTGAAAAGGGTGATGGTAGAAAATTCTTCTAGTCAGAATAATATCTTATACCAGTTTTTGATAAATCACCctgatttgttttttaattcaAGGGATTTGTTCATATCGAATATTATTCACCATATGAACAAGATAACTTTTATGACTAATGCGAATCCTGATAGTCATACCTTAGCTATTGATTTAGCTTCGTTGATACTTTATTGGGAAAACAAGTCTTTGGATATCAGCAATAGAAATAATACTAAGACTGATGCTGAGGGTGATGTTGTAATGTCTGATCTCCAAACCGATACCAATCCAGTCGAATCTGACACAACAGCAATAATTGTAGATACAAACAATAACTCACCTATTTCTTTACATCTACGCGAGGCTTGTACGGCTTTCTTAATAAGGTATGTGTGTGCAAGCAACCACCGTGCCATAGAAACAGAACTGGGATTGAGAGCTATTAACATTCTGTCAGACTTAATTTCAGACAAGCACTGGACAAATGTCAATGTCAAATTAGTTTACttcgaaaaatttttgatattccAAGACCTTGATTCTGAGAACattctttattattgtatGAATGCACTAGATGTCCTGTACGtattctttaaaaacaaGACACCAGAATGGATAATGGAAAACCTTCTAACTATCCAAAATCTACTAGAAAAATGTATCAAATCCGATCATCATGATGTACAGGAAGCATTGCAAAAAGTTTTGCATGTGATCATGAAGGCAATAAAAGCACAAGGTACTTCGATAATAGCAGAAGAGGAAACCCCTGGGAAAGTGTTCTCTCAGATGCTAATCTCTGTCATTACTCAAGACCTTCAAGAAACCTCATCTGTTACAGCTGGTGTAACACTTGCGTGGGTGCTTTTCATGAACTTCCCAGACAGTGTTATATCGTTACTTACCCctttaatgaaaacattCAGCAAACTGTGCAAAGATCACCTAAGCATATCTCAACCAAAGGATGCAATGGCCTTGGAAGAGGCAAGAATTACGACCaaacttttggaaaaagttTTGTACATATTGTCTCTAAAAGTTTCATTATTGGGTGATTCACGTCGGCCGTTTCTTTCCACAGTGGCGCTTTTGATCGATCACTCTATGgatcaaaatttcttgagaAAAATCGTCAACATGTCTAGAAGTTGGATATTCAACACCGAAATATTTCCAACTGTTAAAGAGAAGGCTGCTATTTTAACCAAAATGCTGGCGTTTGAGATAAGAGGAGAACcttctttatcaaaattATTCTACGAAATTGTTTTGAAGCTATTCGATCAAGAACATTTTAATAATACAGAGATTACTGTAAGAATGGAACAACCTTTCTTAGTAGGAACGCGTGTCGAAGATATCGGCATTAGAAAAAGGTTCATGACAATTCTAGATAACAGTTTAGAAAGAGATATCAAAGAGAGATTATATTATGTTATACGTGACCAAAACTGGGAATTCATCGCCGACTATCCATGGTTAAATCAAGCTTTGCAACTGTTATATGGTTCTTTCAACAAGGACAAAGAACTGTTTTTAAGGGACATCTACTACTTGTCTCCTCCATCTATCTTAAAAGAGTACCTCcctgaaaatattgaaatagTAACCGAAGTAAATGACCAAGAATTGTTAGATTTTGTCAAAAATCACATATATTCTATGCAAGACTTGTGTCAGGTAAACTCTTCAGATTTTATCGATTCCTTAATTGAAATCTTTTACCAAGATCCAAAAGCAATCCACAAGGCGTGGGTTAGCTTGTTTCCTCAAGTATATAAGAGTATTcccaaaaatgaaaagtatGGGTTTGTTCGTTCCATTATTACATTGCTTTCCAAACCTTATCACACCAGACAAATCTCCTCTAGGACCAATGTTATCAACATGCTTTTAGACTCCATAAGTAAGATTGAATCGTTAGAGTTGCCCCCTCATTTGGTGAAATACCTGGCGATATCTTATAATGCCTGGTACCAATCCATCAATATTTTAGAATCCATTCAAACCAACACCAGTATCGATAATACAAAAATTATCGAGGCCAATGAAGACGCACTATTAGAATTGTATGTCAAtttacaagaagaagacatgTTTTATGGCCTATGGAGACGTAGAGCTAAGTATACCGAGACAAATATCGGACTATCATATGAACAAATTGGGCTGTGGGACAAAGCTCAGCAACTATATGAGGTTGCGCAGGTAAAAGCCCGTAGTGGAGCATTACCTTACTCACAATCTGAGTATGCGTTATGGGAAGATAACTGGATCCAATGTGCTGAGAAATTACAACATTGGGACGTATTAACTGAATTGGCCAAGCACGAAGGCTTTACAGACTTGCTACTGGAATGCGGTTGGCGTGTTGCTGATTGGAATAGTGATCGTGATGCCCTTGAGCAATCTGTGAAGAGTGTTATGGATGTTCCAACCCCACGTAGGCAAATGTTTAAAACCTTTTTggctcttcaaaattttgcaGAAACTCGAAAAGGTGACCAGGAAGTTAGGAAACTATGTGATGAGGGCATACAGTTGAGTTTGATCAAGTGGGTATCTTTACCAGTTAGATACACCCCAGCTCATAAATGGTTGTTACACGGATTCCAACAATATATGGAGTTCTTAGAGGCAACACAAATATATGCCAATTTGCATACAACAACAGTACAGAACCTGGATTCCAAAGCTCAAGAAATCAAGCGTATCTTACAAGCTTGGAGAGATCGCCTTCCAAACACATGGGATGATGTTAACATGTGGAATGACCTAGTTACATGGAGACAACATGCATTTCAGGTCATCAACAATGCATATCTTCCATTGATACCAGCACTTCAACAATCGAATAGCAATAGTAACATCAATACTCACGCTTATAGAGGATATCATGAAATTGCTTGGGTCATTAACAGATTTGCACATGTTGCAAGGAAACACAATATGCCAGATGTGTGTATCAGTCAATTGGCACGTATCTACACCTTGCCAAATATCGAAATCCAAGAAGCTTTCTTAAAACTGAGAGAACAAGCCAAATGCCACTATCAAAACATGAACGAATTGACAACTGGTTTGGATGTCATCAGTAACACGAATCTAGTTTACTTTGGTACCGTACAAAAAGctgaatttttcacattaAAAGGTATGTTTTTGTCTAAGCTACGTGCATACGAGGAAGCCAATCAAGCTTTTGCGACAGCTGTCCAGATTGACCTGAACTTAGCAAAAGCGTGGGCACAATGGGGTTTCTTCAATGACCGTCGTTTGTCTGAGGAACCAAATAATATTAGTTTTGCCAGCAACGCCATCAGTTGCTACTTACAAGCTGCGGGTTTATATaagaattcaaagatcAGGGAACTATTGTGCAGAATTCTGTGGCTTATCAGTATGGACGATGCTTCAGGTATGCTTACAAACGCATTTGATTCATTTAGAGGCGAAATTCCTGTTTGGTACTGGATTACTTTTATCCCACAACTATTGACTTCTTTATCACATAAGGAAGCTAACATGGTCCGCCATATTTTGATTAGAATCGCTAAAAGTTATCCTCAAGCGCTTCACTTCCAATTGagaacaacaaaagaagattttgCTGTCATTCAGAGACAAACAATGGCAGTTATGGGGGATAAACCAGATACGAACGACCGCAATGGACGTCGCCAACCTTGGGAGTACCTACAAGAATTGAACAACATCCTAAAAACGGCTTATCCACTATTGGCCTTATCTCTAGAGTCACTTGTTGCCCAAATAAACGATCGCTTTAAATCCACCACTGACGAAGATCTTTTCAGATTGATAAACGTGCTTTTGATTGACGGAACATTGAATTACAATCGCTTACCATTTCCTAGAAATAATCCAAAACTTCCTGAAAATACGGAAAAGAATTTGGTTAAATTTTCCACGACTTTGTTGGCACCTTACATAAGGCCAAAATTCAATGCCGATTTCATTGATAGCAAGCCAGATTATGAGACTTATATCAAGAGGTTGCGTTATTGGCGTAGGAGACTGGAAAATAAACTGGATAGAGCATcgaagaaagaaaacctAGAAGTACTATGCCCACATTTGAGTAATTTCCATCACCAAAAATTCGAAGACATAGAAATTCCTGGCCAGTATCTTTTGAATAAGGATAATAATGTTCACTTCATTAAGATCGCAAGATTCTTACCTACTGTTGATTTCGTTCGCGGAACTCATTCCTCGTATAGACGTCTAATGATTCGTGGACATGACGGTAGCGTGCACTCATTTGCTGTCCAGTATCCAGCCGTTCGTcattcaagaagagaagaaagaatgttcCAATTATACAGATTATTCAACAAATCACTATCCAAGAATGTAGAAACAAGACGTCGTAATATTCAGTTCAATTTACCAATAGCTATTCCTCTATCTCCACAAGTTCGCATAATGAATGATAATGTATCTTTTACCACCCTTCATGAAATACATAATGAATTTTGTAAGAAAAAGGGATTCGATCCCGACGATATTCAGGACTTCATggctgaaaaattaaatgcAGCACATGATGATGCTTTACCTGCCCCAGATATGACTATATTGAAGGTTGAGATTTTCACTTCTATTCAAACAATGTTTGTACCATCGAATGTTTTAAAGGACCACTTCACTTCGTTGTTTACtcaatttgaagatttctGGTTATTCCGCAAACAGTTTGCTTCACAATATAGTGCGTTCGTCTTCATGTCCTACATGATGATGATCAACAACCGTACTCCTCATAAAATCCATGTTGACAAAAAATCTGGTAACGTATTTACCTTGGAGATGCTGCCTTCAAGATTCCCGTATGAAAGAGTGAAACCGTTGCTAAAAAACCACGACTTGAATCTTCCACCAGATTCTCCTATATTCCACAACAATGAACCGGTGCCGTTTAGATTAACTCCTAATATTCAAACTTTGATAGGTGATTCCGCTTTAGAAGGTATATTTGCTGTTAACTTATTTACTATATCACGTGCCCTAATTGAACCTGATAATGAGTTAAACACATATTTGGCGCTTTTCATCCGTGATGAAATCATATCGTGGTTTAGTAATCTCCATCGTCCAATAATCGAGAATCCACAGTTACGTGAGATGGTTCAAACCAACGTAGATCTAATTATAAGAAAGGTAGCTCAATTGGGCCATTTGAACTCGACACCTACAGTCACAACCCAATTTATTCTAGATTGTATTGGCAGCGCTGTTAGTCCAAGAAACTTAGCCAGAACCGATGTAAACTTCATGCCATGGTTCTAG